In Flavobacteriaceae bacterium, the following proteins share a genomic window:
- a CDS encoding sigma-70 family RNA polymerase sigma factor, giving the protein MNHQKTNNDALDHIFRHEYGKIIAILIHRFGTTNIEKVEDAVQDALLKAMQVWAYKNIPDNPTAWLLRVSNNNIIDMMRRDKKSDLQNNLNQTIDQVNDEQEDVFLNNTINDNQLKMIFACCNPSLSINYQIILSLKLIGGFSNKEISRALLKKEDTVAKSFTRAKQQFKKHVKTIETPIELGLSSRIHIVLKVIYLLFSEGYKASSGESIIKKDICFEAIRLGLLLLENKIQQSQETYALIALMCFHTSRFEARINAFNELVDLEHQDRLKYDKELIALGIKHLNLATNKNIFPSSYYLQAAISYYHCTAKTFNKTDWKSILYLYDLQLKHQYSPIIGLNRIIPYYKLYGAQKGLIALNKYKAEANALKNTLFYSIKGELYKDLEENKLSKMALEKAIDLSENEMEIKHLKKKIKALK; this is encoded by the coding sequence ATGAATCATCAAAAAACAAATAATGATGCTCTTGATCATATATTTCGCCACGAATATGGAAAGATTATAGCAATCTTAATACACAGATTTGGGACTACTAATATCGAAAAAGTTGAAGATGCGGTTCAAGACGCTTTATTAAAAGCTATGCAAGTTTGGGCTTATAAAAATATTCCAGATAACCCCACGGCTTGGCTGCTTCGTGTATCTAATAATAACATCATCGATATGATGAGAAGAGATAAAAAAAGTGATCTTCAAAACAATTTAAATCAAACGATTGATCAAGTAAATGATGAACAGGAAGATGTTTTTTTAAATAACACAATTAATGATAATCAATTAAAAATGATTTTTGCATGTTGTAACCCTTCACTATCAATTAACTATCAAATTATATTGAGTTTAAAACTAATAGGAGGTTTTAGTAATAAAGAAATTTCAAGAGCACTATTAAAAAAAGAAGATACTGTTGCCAAATCGTTTACTAGAGCTAAACAACAATTTAAAAAACATGTTAAAACCATAGAAACCCCTATAGAATTAGGATTATCTTCACGAATACATATAGTTTTAAAAGTAATTTATTTATTGTTCTCTGAAGGGTATAAAGCAAGTTCAGGAGAAAGTATTATAAAGAAAGATATTTGTTTTGAGGCTATAAGACTGGGATTACTTCTTTTAGAAAATAAGATTCAACAATCTCAAGAAACTTATGCTTTAATAGCATTAATGTGCTTTCACACCTCAAGATTTGAAGCAAGAATAAATGCGTTTAATGAGTTAGTAGACTTAGAACACCAAGATAGATTAAAGTATGATAAAGAGCTTATTGCTTTAGGAATTAAACATTTAAATTTGGCTACTAATAAAAATATTTTTCCATCTTCTTATTATTTACAAGCAGCAATATCATATTATCATTGCACTGCTAAAACATTCAATAAAACAGATTGGAAAAGCATTTTATATTTATATGATTTACAATTAAAACATCAATACTCTCCAATTATAGGGTTGAATAGAATTATACCTTATTATAAACTTTATGGCGCTCAAAAAGGATTGATTGCATTAAATAAATACAAAGCAGAGGCAAATGCATTAAAGAACACACTTTTTTATTCTATAAAAGGAGAACTTTATAAAGATTTAGAAGAAAATAAACTCT
- a CDS encoding PA0069 family radical SAM protein — protein sequence MTFKSTIKGRGAQRNVHNRFFELSHETRNDFLEFCHKEQEVFDKNTTRYLEVFPKTIVNKVDSPDMKLLYSMNPYQGCEHGCIYCYARNSHEFWGYSAGLDFERRILVKKDAPKLLENKLKKNSWKAHPIIMSGNTDCYQPAEKRFKITKQCLEIFLKYKHPVGIITKNALILRDLEVLKTLAKDNLIKVNISITSLLEDTRRVLEPRTATIKKRLETVRILSDNGIPVNVMLAPIIPSINSHEILSLAKAASDYGARSISHTIVRLNGVIGEIFTDWIRKTMPDRADKVLHQIESCHNGKLNDSRFGKRMSGEGKIAEQIALLMQLARRKYFKNKEIPEFNLALHEQYKNRQLKLF from the coding sequence ATGACCTTCAAGTCCACTATTAAAGGACGAGGAGCACAACGTAATGTGCATAATCGTTTCTTTGAACTCAGCCACGAAACTAGAAATGATTTCTTAGAATTTTGCCATAAAGAGCAGGAAGTGTTTGATAAAAATACAACACGTTATTTAGAAGTATTTCCTAAAACCATAGTGAATAAGGTTGATAGCCCAGATATGAAACTATTGTATTCTATGAACCCTTATCAAGGTTGTGAACACGGATGTATTTATTGCTATGCCCGTAATAGTCATGAATTTTGGGGCTATAGTGCTGGATTGGATTTTGAGCGACGTATTTTGGTAAAAAAAGATGCTCCAAAACTTTTGGAAAACAAATTAAAAAAAAACTCTTGGAAGGCACATCCTATTATAATGTCTGGGAATACAGATTGCTATCAACCAGCAGAAAAACGATTTAAGATTACTAAACAATGTCTTGAAATATTTTTAAAATATAAGCACCCTGTAGGTATTATTACTAAAAATGCTTTAATCCTTCGCGATTTAGAAGTTTTAAAAACACTTGCAAAAGATAATTTAATAAAAGTGAATATATCTATAACATCATTATTGGAAGATACTAGACGTGTTTTAGAACCACGTACAGCTACTATTAAAAAGAGATTAGAAACAGTAAGGATATTGAGTGATAATGGGATTCCAGTAAATGTAATGTTAGCACCTATAATTCCATCTATCAATAGTCATGAAATTTTATCTTTAGCAAAAGCAGCTTCAGATTATGGAGCAAGATCTATTAGTCATACTATTGTAAGATTAAATGGAGTTATTGGTGAAATTTTTACAGATTGGATTCGTAAAACTATGCCAGATCGTGCAGATAAAGTGTTACATCAGATAGAAAGTTGTCATAATGGTAAACTTAATGATAGTCGTTTTGGAAAACGAATGAGCGGTGAAGGTAAAATAGCAGAACAAATTGCATTGTTAATGCAATTGGCAAGGCGAAAATATTTTAAAAATAAAGAGATTCCTGAGTTTAACCTAGCTCTCCATGAGCAATATAAAAATAGACAATTAAAATTATTTTAA
- a CDS encoding enoyl-CoA hydratase: MNYENILSQTENGIATITINRPTKLNALNKATISELNDAFNTAEADPNIKVIIITGSGEKAFVAGADISEFADFNVNEGEQLAAQGQSLLFNLVDNLSTPVIAAINGFALGGGLELAMACHFRVASENAKMGLPEVSLGVIPGYGGTQRLPQLVGKGRAMELIMTAGMIDANQALSYGLVNYIQAQDELLTFCKKLANKIMRNSSVAIGAAIKAVNANFKDGINGFDTEIKEFGNCFGTEDFKEGTTAFLEKRKADFPGK, from the coding sequence ATGAATTACGAAAATATTTTATCACAAACCGAAAACGGAATTGCTACGATTACTATAAATAGACCTACAAAACTTAATGCACTTAATAAAGCAACTATAAGTGAACTTAATGATGCTTTTAACACAGCTGAGGCAGATCCAAACATAAAAGTAATTATTATTACCGGAAGTGGAGAAAAAGCATTTGTAGCAGGTGCTGATATTAGTGAATTTGCAGATTTTAATGTAAATGAAGGAGAGCAGTTAGCAGCTCAAGGACAAAGCTTGTTATTTAATTTAGTAGATAACTTATCGACACCAGTAATAGCTGCAATTAATGGTTTTGCTTTAGGAGGAGGACTAGAGTTAGCTATGGCATGTCATTTTAGAGTAGCGAGTGAGAATGCCAAGATGGGGCTTCCAGAGGTATCCTTAGGAGTTATTCCTGGATATGGAGGGACACAACGATTACCACAATTAGTTGGTAAAGGACGTGCTATGGAATTGATAATGACAGCAGGAATGATAGATGCCAATCAAGCATTATCTTATGGTTTGGTAAACTATATACAAGCTCAAGATGAGTTATTGACATTTTGCAAAAAATTAGCTAATAAAATTATGCGCAACTCGTCAGTAGCTATAGGTGCGGCAATAAAAGCTGTTAACGCAAACTTTAAAGATGGCATTAATGGTTTTGATACCGAAATTAAAGAATTTGGAAACTGTTTTGGTACAGAAGATTTTAAAGAAGGAACTACAGCTTTTTTAGAAAAGCGTAAAGCAGATTTTCCTGGTAAGTAA
- a CDS encoding sensor histidine kinase, protein MILLVVVASILIALVTLYQYNQQSKDYHAQRLERKEKQLLSSIDYVLEETTYPIETDQLGLIFKEKIYEIANIQNVPFNLYDLGGTLIKSSKPSFESDSLTKCISTNALNNLNQSLEKRYVEESETLGSNIQSSYTIFTDSKSKPLGILNVPYFEDDSFNDAELRAFLLRLSIAYFVMLLVAISFAYFVSKYITKSLKTISEKMNVTRLEKRNEKINLKGASEEVSNLIEAYNSMIDELEESAVQLATSEREQAWREMAKQVAHEIKNPLTPMRLSVQSFQRKFNPEDKNVHQKVDEYSKTLIQQIDTMSSIASAFSNFAKMPEQQNEMFNVIEVITLALDIFPENDITFNTSQKEIIAKFDRTQLIRVVTNLVKNAIQSVPDTRSPKINVDVSLQNENVIITVEDNGNGITEENKPKVFEPKFTTKSSGMGLGLPMIKNIVETYGGSITFVSQETKGTMFKVTFPVE, encoded by the coding sequence ATGATACTACTTGTAGTAGTGGCATCTATTTTAATTGCATTAGTAACGCTTTATCAGTATAATCAGCAATCTAAAGATTATCATGCGCAACGTTTAGAACGTAAGGAAAAACAATTGCTATCTAGTATAGATTATGTTTTAGAAGAAACAACATATCCTATAGAAACAGATCAGCTAGGGTTAATTTTTAAAGAAAAAATTTATGAGATTGCTAATATTCAAAATGTTCCTTTTAATTTATACGATTTAGGAGGAACACTTATCAAAAGTTCAAAACCCTCATTTGAGAGTGATTCGCTTACTAAATGTATTTCAACAAATGCATTAAACAATTTAAATCAAAGCTTGGAAAAACGTTATGTGGAAGAAAGTGAAACTTTAGGGAGTAACATCCAATCATCATATACCATATTTACAGATTCTAAATCCAAACCTTTAGGCATTTTAAATGTTCCTTATTTTGAAGACGACTCATTTAATGATGCCGAACTTAGAGCATTTTTATTACGATTGAGCATCGCTTATTTTGTAATGCTATTGGTTGCAATATCGTTTGCTTATTTTGTATCTAAATATATCACTAAATCACTTAAAACAATAAGTGAAAAAATGAATGTGACGCGATTAGAAAAGCGTAATGAAAAAATAAACCTTAAAGGCGCTAGTGAAGAAGTGAGTAACTTAATTGAAGCTTATAATAGTATGATTGATGAACTAGAAGAAAGTGCGGTGCAATTAGCAACAAGTGAACGTGAACAAGCATGGAGAGAGATGGCCAAACAAGTAGCTCACGAAATTAAAAACCCATTAACACCCATGCGATTAAGTGTACAGAGTTTTCAGCGTAAATTTAATCCAGAAGATAAAAATGTACATCAAAAAGTAGATGAATATAGTAAAACTTTAATCCAACAAATCGATACAATGAGTTCGATAGCATCGGCATTTTCAAATTTCGCAAAAATGCCTGAGCAACAAAACGAAATGTTTAATGTGATTGAAGTCATTACTTTGGCATTAGATATTTTTCCAGAAAATGACATTACATTTAACACCTCTCAAAAAGAGATTATTGCAAAATTTGATAGGACACAATTAATACGTGTAGTTACCAATTTGGTGAAAAACGCCATTCAATCCGTTCCAGATACACGATCTCCTAAAATAAATGTAGATGTATCACTTCAGAATGAAAATGTTATTATTACTGTTGAGGATAACGGAAATGGGATTACCGAAGAGAATAAACCAAAAGTGTTTGAACCTAAATTTACTACAAAATCTAGTGGAATGGGATTAGGTTTACCAATGATTAAAAATATTGTGGAAACCTATGGAGGAAGTATTACTTTTGTATCTCAAGAAACCAAAGGAACTATGTTTAAAGTTACCTTCCCTGTAGAATAA
- a CDS encoding CopD family protein, producing MEAYYNYIKALHLIFVITWFAGLFYIPRLFIYQIEAFHKPPPEKEILGKQLKIMAKRLWFIITWPSAILAIIFAILLLITIPSFLQQGWMQVKLGFVLLLIIYHLKTHQIFKQLQIDDVRYTSKFMRFWNEGATIILFSIVFLVILKSSINWIFGTLGILVLMILLMLGIRLYKRIREKNPEA from the coding sequence ATGGAAGCCTATTATAATTATATAAAAGCTTTGCATCTAATTTTTGTAATTACTTGGTTTGCAGGATTGTTTTATATTCCGAGACTTTTTATTTATCAAATAGAGGCATTCCATAAACCACCTCCAGAGAAAGAAATTTTAGGGAAGCAGTTAAAAATAATGGCAAAACGTTTATGGTTTATTATTACTTGGCCATCTGCAATACTAGCAATTATTTTTGCGATTTTATTGCTTATTACTATTCCTTCATTTTTGCAACAAGGATGGATGCAAGTTAAGTTAGGGTTTGTTTTACTTTTAATAATATATCATTTAAAAACTCATCAAATTTTTAAGCAATTACAAATTGATGATGTAAGATATACTTCTAAATTCATGCGTTTTTGGAATGAAGGTGCTACTATTATTCTATTTTCAATAGTGTTTTTAGTTATTTTAAAAAGCAGTATTAATTGGATTTTCGGAACCTTAGGGATTTTAGTTTTAATGATTCTTTTAATGTTAGGAATTAGACTTTATAAACGAATTCGAGAAAAGAACCCAGAAGCTTAA
- a CDS encoding glycosyl hydrolase — protein sequence MRFSTSIVVMLLLFLSIPQSNAQQFDEAQYDAIEYRLLGPFRGGRSAAVTGVPNQPNLFYFGSTGGGIWKTTNGGREWQNISDGYFGGSIGAISVSKSDPNVIYVGGGEKTVRGNVSSGYGIWKSVDAGKTWQSAGLKNSRHVPRIAVHPTNSDIVYAGVLGNIYKPTQERGVYKSIDGGKTWRKTLFSNEHAGVVDLIMDPTNPRILYASTWRVQRTPYSLSSGGEGSALWKSTDSGETWTEISKKEGFPEGTLGIIGVTVSPVNNQRVWAIIENKDKGGLYRSDDGGDTWTQVNSERKLRQRAWYYTRLYADTKNVDVVYVLNVQYHKSTDGGRTFNTYNAPHGDHHDLWIAPENPKRMIIGDDGGAQISYDGGETWSTYYNQPTSQFYRVTTDNHFPYRIYVAQQDNSTIRIPHRTDGGAITEDDWESTAGGESAHIAVDPEDNDIVYGGSYDGFLTRVNHKTGTTRAINVWPDNPMGHGAEDMKYRFQWNFPIIFSRHNPNRLYTFSQSVHVSENEGASWKVISPDLTRNDPEKLKSSGGPITQDNTSVEYYCTIFAAQESPITEGLLWVGSDDGLIHVSKDGGQNWDNVTPKGMPEWMMINSIEPSAFDEGTCYIAGTKYKTGDFAPYLYKTTNYGKTWTKITNGINPEHFTRVVREDPKRKGLLYAGTETGMYISFNDGKNWNPFQLNLPIVPITDLTIKENNLIVATQGRSLWIIDDLTVLHQLYEGKNDTKLFKPKDTYRMRGRSRAGSRTTGTNHPNGVMTYFNLKDYKDDDEVSLTYFDTKGDTIKTFSTKNKKENVLKVEKGGNQFVWNMTYDGAELLPGMILWSASLRGPRATPGKYKVNLNVNGEVMSQPFTILADPRAESTLSDMQQQFQFIKDVNVTMDEAHQSIKKIRSINKKLSAFQTQYKDDVNVKGLVEKAKELKEKFSSIEKALYQTQNRSGQDPLNFPIRLTNKLGHLNALVSRGDFAPTAQDIAVKNELSGKIKQELDKFNELVDNEIKAFNASFNTKNLNFLSLED from the coding sequence ATGAGATTTTCTACATCTATAGTAGTGATGCTACTTTTATTTTTATCGATTCCCCAAAGTAATGCACAGCAATTTGACGAAGCACAATACGATGCTATAGAGTACAGGTTATTAGGACCGTTTAGAGGCGGGCGTAGTGCAGCAGTAACTGGTGTGCCAAATCAACCTAATTTATTTTATTTTGGATCTACTGGAGGCGGTATATGGAAAACAACTAATGGAGGACGTGAATGGCAAAATATATCTGACGGCTATTTTGGAGGAAGTATAGGAGCTATTTCTGTTTCAAAAAGTGACCCAAATGTTATTTATGTTGGAGGTGGAGAAAAAACAGTAAGAGGAAATGTGTCTTCAGGATATGGTATTTGGAAGAGTGTAGATGCTGGTAAAACATGGCAATCAGCAGGATTAAAGAATTCTCGTCATGTACCACGTATTGCAGTGCACCCAACAAATTCAGATATTGTATATGCTGGTGTATTAGGAAATATATACAAGCCAACGCAAGAACGTGGGGTTTATAAAAGTATAGATGGAGGGAAAACGTGGCGTAAAACATTATTTTCTAATGAGCATGCTGGAGTTGTTGATTTGATTATGGATCCTACAAATCCAAGAATATTATACGCATCGACATGGCGTGTACAACGTACCCCTTATAGTTTAAGCTCTGGAGGAGAAGGTTCTGCACTTTGGAAAAGTACAGATAGTGGAGAAACATGGACAGAAATTTCTAAAAAAGAAGGTTTTCCTGAAGGAACATTAGGAATTATTGGAGTAACAGTATCCCCAGTAAATAACCAACGTGTATGGGCAATTATTGAAAATAAAGATAAAGGAGGTTTATATAGAAGTGATGATGGCGGAGATACATGGACGCAAGTTAATAGTGAGCGTAAACTTCGTCAACGTGCTTGGTATTATACGCGTTTGTATGCAGACACTAAAAATGTAGATGTAGTATATGTTTTAAATGTACAATATCATAAAAGTACAGATGGAGGAAGAACATTCAATACCTATAATGCTCCTCATGGCGATCATCATGATTTGTGGATAGCACCTGAGAATCCAAAGCGTATGATTATTGGAGATGATGGTGGTGCTCAGATCAGTTATGATGGTGGCGAGACTTGGAGTACGTATTATAACCAACCGACATCTCAGTTTTATAGAGTAACAACAGATAATCATTTTCCATATCGCATTTATGTAGCACAACAAGATAATTCTACTATAAGAATACCGCATAGAACAGATGGCGGTGCAATTACAGAAGATGATTGGGAAAGTACAGCTGGTGGAGAATCAGCACATATAGCAGTAGACCCAGAAGATAATGATATTGTTTATGGTGGTAGTTATGATGGGTTTTTAACACGTGTAAATCATAAAACAGGAACTACAAGAGCTATTAATGTATGGCCTGACAATCCAATGGGACATGGTGCCGAAGATATGAAATACCGTTTCCAATGGAACTTTCCAATTATATTTTCCAGACATAACCCTAATCGATTGTATACTTTTTCTCAAAGTGTTCATGTTTCAGAAAATGAAGGCGCTTCTTGGAAAGTAATAAGTCCTGATTTAACACGAAATGATCCTGAAAAATTAAAATCATCAGGAGGGCCAATTACACAAGATAATACATCTGTAGAATATTACTGTACTATTTTTGCAGCTCAAGAATCACCAATAACAGAAGGGTTACTTTGGGTAGGAAGTGATGATGGGTTAATTCATGTGTCTAAAGACGGCGGCCAAAACTGGGATAATGTAACACCTAAAGGCATGCCAGAATGGATGATGATTAATAGTATTGAGCCTTCAGCATTTGATGAAGGAACTTGTTATATAGCTGGAACAAAATATAAAACAGGTGATTTTGCTCCATACTTATATAAAACAACAAACTATGGGAAAACATGGACAAAAATTACAAATGGTATTAATCCAGAACATTTTACACGAGTAGTCCGTGAAGATCCAAAACGTAAAGGATTACTATATGCAGGAACAGAAACTGGGATGTATATTTCGTTTAATGATGGTAAAAATTGGAACCCTTTCCAGTTAAATTTACCAATTGTACCTATTACAGATTTAACAATTAAAGAGAATAATTTAATTGTAGCAACACAAGGAAGAAGCTTATGGATTATTGATGATTTAACTGTGCTTCACCAGTTGTATGAAGGAAAGAATGACACTAAATTATTCAAACCAAAAGACACATACAGAATGCGCGGTAGAAGTAGAGCTGGAAGCAGAACAACAGGAACCAATCATCCTAATGGTGTAATGACTTATTTTAATCTTAAAGATTATAAAGATGATGATGAGGTGTCGTTAACTTATTTTGACACAAAAGGTGATACAATTAAAACGTTTAGCACAAAAAACAAAAAAGAGAATGTTTTAAAAGTTGAAAAAGGAGGAAATCAATTTGTTTGGAATATGACATATGATGGTGCAGAACTTTTACCAGGAATGATTTTGTGGTCTGCTAGCTTACGAGGACCTCGTGCAACCCCTGGTAAGTACAAAGTGAATTTGAATGTTAATGGAGAAGTGATGTCGCAACCATTTACCATATTAGCAGACCCTAGGGCAGAAAGCACACTATCAGATATGCAACAACAATTCCAATTTATTAAAGATGTTAATGTAACTATGGATGAAGCGCATCAATCCATTAAAAAGATTAGAAGTATCAATAAAAAATTAAGTGCTTTTCAAACACAATATAAAGATGATGTTAATGTGAAAGGTTTGGTTGAAAAAGCAAAAGAACTTAAAGAAAAGTTTTCAAGCATTGAAAAAGCATTGTATCAAACACAAAACAGAAGTGGTCAAGATCCGTTAAACTTTCCAATTCGATTAACCAATAAATTAGGGCATTTAAATGCTTTAGTTAGCCGTGGTGATTTTGCACCTACAGCACAAGATATTGCTGTTAAAAATGAATTGTCAGGAAAGATAAAGCAAGAGCTGGATAAATTTAATGAACTAGTAGATAATGAAATCAAAGCATTTAATGCAAGTTTTAATACTAAAAACTTAAACTTTTTGTCTTTAGAAGATTAA
- a CDS encoding MATE family efflux transporter, whose product MSKTSSQDLGTKPIGELLIKQAVPASIGILVMSLNILVDTIFVGNWIGPTAIAAINIVLPVSFFIAALGMSIGVGGSSIISRALGANQKQKALKTFGNQIALTLLLSLSFVLVGLYFINSIVPMFGGKGAIFEPAKIYYRIVLYGVPVLALAMAGNTVIRAEGKPKFAMYAMLIPSVGNLLLDYIFINILDFGMAGAAWATTGSYILCFGFITWFFLSKHSELKINISHFKFDYSIISEIGSLGFVTLARQAVVSLTYLFMNNILFDLGGETSVTAYAIVGRMLMFALFPVYGITQGFLPIAGFNYGANAYKRVRETINTATKYAMILATLIFIILMVFPEAITRVFTSDEAVLKETPSAMRWVFAATPIIAIQFIGGAYFQAVGKAIPALLLTLTRQGFFFIPLILILPKFYGELGVWITFPISDVLSTIVTGYFLNREVKLKLQPKV is encoded by the coding sequence ATGTCAAAGACCAGCTCACAAGATTTAGGGACAAAACCTATAGGGGAATTACTTATAAAGCAGGCAGTACCAGCTTCTATAGGTATTTTAGTAATGTCTCTTAATATTTTAGTGGATACTATTTTTGTGGGAAATTGGATTGGTCCTACTGCAATTGCTGCAATAAATATTGTGCTTCCTGTATCGTTTTTTATAGCAGCTTTGGGGATGTCAATTGGTGTAGGAGGATCATCAATTATATCAAGAGCTTTAGGAGCTAATCAAAAACAAAAAGCACTTAAAACATTTGGAAATCAGATAGCGCTTACACTTTTGCTATCATTAAGCTTTGTATTAGTAGGACTATATTTTATAAATTCTATAGTTCCAATGTTTGGTGGAAAGGGAGCTATTTTTGAGCCTGCAAAAATATATTATAGAATCGTGCTTTATGGAGTTCCAGTTTTAGCATTAGCAATGGCTGGAAATACTGTTATTAGAGCAGAAGGGAAGCCAAAATTTGCAATGTATGCAATGCTCATTCCATCTGTTGGAAATTTACTTTTAGATTATATTTTTATTAATATTTTGGACTTTGGAATGGCAGGTGCCGCTTGGGCGACCACAGGTTCTTATATTTTATGCTTCGGATTTATAACTTGGTTTTTCCTTTCAAAACACTCTGAATTAAAAATTAATATATCACATTTTAAATTTGATTACTCCATTATTTCAGAAATAGGTTCTCTAGGTTTTGTTACTCTAGCAAGACAAGCCGTAGTAAGCTTGACTTATTTATTTATGAATAATATTTTATTCGATTTAGGTGGCGAAACCTCTGTTACTGCATATGCTATTGTAGGGAGAATGTTAATGTTTGCATTATTTCCTGTGTATGGTATCACTCAAGGATTTTTGCCTATTGCTGGATTTAATTATGGAGCTAATGCATATAAAAGAGTTAGAGAAACAATTAACACAGCAACGAAATATGCTATGATTTTAGCTACGTTAATTTTTATAATATTAATGGTGTTCCCTGAAGCAATTACAAGAGTATTTACATCAGATGAAGCTGTTCTAAAAGAAACCCCTAGCGCAATGCGATGGGTATTTGCAGCAACTCCAATAATAGCAATTCAATTTATTGGAGGAGCTTATTTTCAAGCTGTTGGTAAAGCGATTCCAGCATTACTATTAACCTTAACACGACAAGGTTTTTTCTTTATACCTCTTATTTTAATTCTTCCTAAGTTTTATGGTGAATTGGGTGTTTGGATAACATTTCCAATATCAGATGTCTTATCAACTATAGTTACAGGTTACTTTTTAAATAGAGAAGTGAAGTTAAAATTACAACCAAAGGTTTAA
- a CDS encoding ferrochelatase → MKKGVLLVNLGSPDSPEPKDVKKYLGEFLMDERVIDLPLAARTLLVKGIILNTRPKASAAAYKKIWWDEGSPLIVLSERLQQKVQQHTELPIALAMRYGSMTIKKGLQELVNKGVKEVLLFPLYPQFAMATTETITVLAEEIRQESFPELKIESVPAFYNKADYIEVLSNSIKESLKGKEYEHILFSYHGVPERHIKKSDITKSHCKIDGSCCITPSKAHEFCYRHQCLEVTRLVSEKLGFQEGAFSTSFQSRLGFDPWLQPYTDRTIERLGKEGVKNMAIVTPAFVSDCLETLEEIAMEGQEIFHEMGGKQFTTIPCLNDSNEWVALLANWINTWSEAEVAI, encoded by the coding sequence ATGAAAAAAGGAGTTTTACTCGTTAATCTAGGCTCTCCAGATAGCCCAGAACCAAAAGATGTAAAAAAATATTTGGGAGAATTTTTAATGGATGAGCGTGTTATCGATCTACCATTAGCAGCTAGAACATTATTGGTTAAAGGAATTATTTTAAATACTCGACCTAAGGCATCTGCTGCTGCATATAAAAAGATATGGTGGGATGAAGGGTCTCCATTAATTGTACTTTCTGAGCGATTACAACAAAAAGTACAGCAACATACAGAATTACCCATAGCTTTAGCAATGCGTTATGGCAGTATGACTATAAAAAAAGGACTTCAAGAGCTGGTAAATAAGGGTGTCAAAGAAGTTTTATTATTTCCATTATACCCACAGTTTGCAATGGCAACTACAGAAACCATTACTGTTTTAGCTGAAGAAATAAGGCAAGAATCTTTTCCCGAATTAAAGATTGAATCCGTTCCTGCATTTTATAATAAAGCAGATTATATCGAAGTATTATCAAATTCTATTAAGGAATCGTTAAAAGGAAAGGAATATGAACATATTTTATTTTCATATCACGGTGTTCCAGAACGGCATATTAAAAAGAGTGATATAACAAAGTCACATTGTAAAATAGATGGTAGTTGTTGTATAACACCTTCAAAAGCTCATGAATTTTGCTATCGGCATCAATGTTTAGAAGTAACTCGATTGGTAAGTGAGAAATTAGGGTTTCAAGAAGGTGCATTTTCAACTTCTTTCCAATCTCGATTAGGGTTTGATCCTTGGTTACAACCATACACAGATAGAACAATAGAACGTTTAGGAAAAGAAGGTGTTAAAAATATGGCAATCGTGACACCAGCTTTTGTAAGTGATTGTTTAGAGACTCTTGAAGAAATTGCAATGGAAGGTCAAGAAATCTTTCATGAAATGGGTGGAAAACAATTTACAACTATCCCATGTTTAAATGATAGTAATGAATGGGTAGCATTACTTGCAAATTGGATTAATACCTGGTCAGAAGCTGAAGTAGCAATCTAA